One Nocardia farcinica genomic region harbors:
- a CDS encoding DUF2235 domain-containing protein: MKRLVVCCDGTWKAENSSTVSNIVKIAQTVRMEAPGPDGSPIRQQVIYVSGPGARGFTADRLIGGAFGLGLEANLSAAYWQLAVNWEPGDEIFVFGFSRGAYTARSLVGLIDRIGIMRPDSMIGGHYPTALAMYRRLGGSRLSNWGPPPTEDDWAAFRAEHSRMVPVDFLGVFDTVGALGVPGITSWRHSFHNVNLSERVLCARQALAVDERRRNFEPCLWTVPVALNIKYRRIKHRAGRERVKQVWFRGVHSDIGGGYEECGLSDATFRWMVAEAEAEGLAFDRALVECLAGRCVNRPEHDKLHDSLGLGYRILNVVRAARSVRARHGRFYWNSWRKLHVEGDHGVRLASTAAADRDDLPTNLRRWLDELGGSCPETLIEPVPPAAAGQRPRAVA, from the coding sequence ATGAAACGCCTGGTGGTGTGCTGCGACGGCACCTGGAAGGCCGAGAACAGCAGCACCGTGTCGAACATCGTGAAAATCGCGCAGACCGTGCGCATGGAGGCTCCGGGCCCCGACGGCTCGCCCATCCGGCAGCAGGTCATCTACGTCTCCGGGCCCGGCGCCCGAGGCTTCACCGCAGACCGCCTCATCGGCGGCGCCTTCGGGCTCGGCCTGGAGGCCAACCTTTCCGCCGCCTACTGGCAGCTGGCCGTCAACTGGGAACCCGGCGACGAGATCTTCGTCTTCGGCTTCAGCCGCGGCGCCTACACCGCCCGCAGCCTGGTCGGCCTGATCGACCGCATCGGGATCATGCGCCCGGACTCGATGATCGGCGGCCACTACCCGACGGCACTGGCGATGTACCGCAGGCTGGGCGGCTCGCGGTTGTCGAACTGGGGCCCGCCCCCGACCGAGGACGACTGGGCGGCCTTCCGCGCCGAGCACAGTCGCATGGTCCCGGTGGACTTCCTCGGTGTCTTCGACACCGTCGGCGCGCTCGGCGTTCCGGGGATCACGTCGTGGCGGCACAGCTTCCACAACGTCAACCTCTCCGAGCGGGTGCTGTGCGCGCGGCAGGCGCTGGCCGTCGACGAACGCCGGCGCAATTTCGAGCCCTGCCTGTGGACGGTGCCGGTGGCGCTGAACATCAAGTACCGCAGGATCAAACACCGGGCCGGGCGCGAGCGGGTCAAGCAGGTCTGGTTCCGCGGCGTGCACAGCGACATCGGCGGCGGATACGAGGAGTGCGGGCTCTCCGATGCCACGTTCCGCTGGATGGTCGCCGAGGCCGAAGCCGAGGGCCTGGCCTTCGACCGCGCGCTCGTCGAGTGCCTGGCCGGCCGCTGCGTGAACCGCCCCGAGCACGACAAGCTGCACGATTCACTCGGCCTGGGGTACCGGATCCTCAACGTGGTGCGCGCCGCGCGGTCGGTGCGGGCCCGGCACGGCCGGTTCTACTGGAACTCCTGGCGCAAACTGCACGTCGAGGGCGACCACGGCGTGCGGCTGGCCTCGACGGCGGCGGCCGACCGCGACGACCTGCCGACGAATCTGCGCCGCTGGCTCGACGAACTCGGCGGCAGCTGCCCCGAGACCTTGATCGAACCCGTGCCACCCGCCGCGGCCGGACAGCGCCCGCGGGCGGTGGCGTAG
- a CDS encoding nuclear transport factor 2 family protein, which yields MNELVAQYLEIWNTTDAAARRAAIARVFTDEPRYVDPLMAVTGRDALDAGIAAVQAQFPDLVFRLAGPVDGHHDQVRFTWELGPADGPALVVGFDVAVLEQGRIADVYGFLDKVPAAA from the coding sequence ATGAACGAGCTGGTCGCGCAGTACCTGGAGATCTGGAACACCACCGACGCGGCGGCCCGCCGGGCGGCCATCGCGCGGGTCTTCACCGACGAGCCCCGCTACGTCGACCCGCTGATGGCCGTCACCGGCCGCGACGCCCTCGACGCCGGCATCGCCGCGGTGCAGGCCCAGTTCCCCGACCTGGTGTTCCGCCTGGCCGGACCGGTCGACGGCCATCACGACCAGGTGCGCTTCACCTGGGAGCTGGGCCCGGCCGACGGTCCGGCGCTGGTCGTCGGTTTCGACGTCGCGGTGCTCGAGCAGGGCCGCATCGCCGACGTCTACGGCTTCCTCGACAAGGTTCCCGCCGCCGCCTGA
- a CDS encoding AAA family ATPase, translating into MLYGRQAEQARIDRLLADARAGRSGALVLRGEPGIGKTALLDYAAAQGLPTVRSAGVESEAELPFAGLHLLVRPGMALVDGLPERQRAALRGAFGLGDAVPGDRMLIGLAVLSLLAEEAAEQPLLCLIDDAHWLDRATAETLLFAARRLDAEGVAIIFATRSGPDDFPAPGLPELVVPPLRPEAAAALVDDQVAGLAPDARMRLLAESAGNPLALRELPAVLATEAVHDGPSPLPLTQRLHVAFHGQVSRLPADTRTLLLVAAAAGTTALGPVLAAAERLGAHAGDLRPAEELGLLGTDGAELRLRHPLLRSAIYNGAPLSARLAAHRALADTLTGPEQADLRAWQLAGAATGPDEEAAAALEETAERARRRSGHHGSVAAYERAAALSQDPAARVRRLVLAAETAAEAGLFDRSGDLAARAAAQTTDPLLSARLELVRGTAEFGTGKHLAAHHRLLAAADSVAAGHPRAAARILTQAVHAAWYLGDTELAQVSDRLAALRLPADDPSAPIVAYLLGGLHARAGAELRDVAEAAGIDTAATPRELVQLCGTGLVVGQDEQVGELAADLVARCREQGRIGLLPPLLFFRAEAETFLGRPREGLVIASEGARIAADIGQGHWVSQLDAFLAYLAALGGAAEDCRAAVDRALAEELGGAQAPGATWCQAALGLLALGLGQVEEAVGRFTALTEEPARHQVVGLRSLPDLVEAAVRLGDHDLAARAQDRLAAWADSCGQPWVRSLAARAGALLAEGAAAEDGFTAALAARPRPFEEARTRLVYGEWLRRGRRKSDARAQLRVAHEIFERLGARPWADRAEVELRALGAATTPRPAGGPLATLTPQELQIVRLAAQGLSNRDIAAQLFLSPRTVGHHLYKAYPKLGVVSRAELAELPLE; encoded by the coding sequence ATGCTGTACGGACGTCAGGCCGAGCAGGCCCGCATCGATCGGCTGCTCGCCGACGCGCGGGCCGGGCGCAGCGGCGCACTGGTCCTGCGGGGCGAGCCGGGTATCGGCAAGACCGCGTTGCTGGATTACGCGGCGGCGCAAGGACTTCCGACGGTGCGCAGCGCGGGCGTGGAATCGGAGGCCGAGCTGCCGTTCGCGGGCCTGCACCTGCTGGTGCGGCCGGGCATGGCACTGGTCGACGGGCTGCCCGAGCGGCAACGGGCGGCGCTGCGCGGTGCGTTCGGTCTCGGTGACGCCGTGCCGGGCGACCGGATGCTCATCGGGCTGGCGGTGCTCTCGCTGCTGGCCGAGGAGGCGGCCGAGCAGCCGCTGCTGTGCCTGATCGACGACGCGCACTGGCTCGACCGCGCGACCGCCGAGACGCTGCTGTTCGCGGCGCGGCGGCTCGACGCCGAAGGGGTGGCGATCATCTTCGCCACCCGCTCCGGTCCGGACGACTTCCCCGCACCCGGCCTGCCCGAGCTGGTGGTACCGCCGCTGCGGCCGGAGGCGGCCGCGGCGCTGGTGGACGACCAGGTGGCCGGGCTCGCCCCGGACGCGCGGATGCGGCTGCTGGCCGAGTCGGCGGGCAATCCCCTGGCACTGCGCGAACTACCCGCGGTGCTGGCCACCGAGGCGGTGCACGACGGGCCGAGTCCGCTGCCGTTGACCCAGCGCCTGCACGTCGCCTTCCACGGGCAGGTCAGCAGGCTGCCCGCGGACACCAGGACACTGCTGTTGGTCGCGGCGGCCGCGGGCACCACCGCCCTCGGGCCGGTGCTGGCCGCCGCCGAACGCCTCGGTGCGCACGCCGGCGATCTGCGCCCCGCCGAGGAACTCGGACTGCTGGGCACCGACGGCGCGGAACTGCGACTGCGGCATCCGCTGCTGCGCTCGGCGATCTACAACGGCGCGCCGCTGAGTGCCCGGCTCGCCGCGCACCGTGCCCTGGCCGACACGCTGACCGGCCCGGAGCAGGCCGACCTGCGGGCCTGGCAGCTGGCCGGCGCGGCCACCGGCCCCGACGAGGAGGCCGCCGCGGCGCTGGAGGAGACCGCCGAGCGGGCGCGCAGGCGCAGCGGCCACCACGGTTCGGTCGCCGCCTACGAACGGGCGGCCGCACTCAGCCAGGACCCGGCCGCGCGGGTGCGCAGGCTGGTCCTCGCGGCCGAAACCGCGGCCGAGGCAGGGCTTTTCGACCGCTCCGGCGATCTCGCGGCCCGTGCGGCCGCGCAGACCACCGACCCGCTGCTGAGCGCCCGCCTGGAGTTGGTGCGCGGCACCGCCGAGTTCGGGACCGGTAAGCACCTCGCCGCCCACCACCGGCTGCTGGCCGCCGCGGACAGCGTCGCCGCCGGGCATCCCCGCGCCGCCGCGCGCATCCTCACCCAGGCCGTGCACGCGGCCTGGTACCTCGGGGACACCGAACTGGCGCAGGTCTCCGACCGGCTGGCGGCGCTCCGGCTGCCCGCCGACGATCCCAGCGCGCCGATCGTGGCCTATCTGCTCGGCGGCCTGCATGCCCGGGCGGGCGCGGAGCTGCGGGACGTCGCCGAGGCCGCCGGGATCGACACCGCGGCGACCCCGCGCGAGCTGGTCCAGCTGTGCGGCACGGGGCTCGTGGTCGGGCAGGACGAGCAGGTCGGCGAGCTGGCGGCCGACCTCGTCGCCCGGTGCCGCGAGCAGGGCCGCATCGGGTTGCTGCCGCCGCTGCTGTTCTTCCGGGCCGAAGCCGAGACCTTTCTCGGCCGTCCCCGGGAGGGCCTGGTGATCGCGAGCGAGGGCGCCCGCATCGCCGCCGACATCGGGCAGGGGCACTGGGTGAGCCAGCTCGACGCCTTCCTGGCCTACCTGGCCGCGCTGGGCGGCGCCGCCGAGGACTGCCGGGCGGCCGTGGACCGCGCGCTGGCCGAGGAGCTCGGCGGCGCGCAGGCGCCCGGCGCCACCTGGTGCCAGGCGGCGCTCGGCCTGCTGGCGCTCGGGCTCGGTCAGGTGGAGGAGGCGGTCGGCCGGTTCACCGCGCTCACCGAGGAACCGGCCAGGCACCAGGTCGTCGGGCTGCGCTCGCTCCCGGATCTCGTCGAGGCCGCGGTCCGGCTGGGCGACCACGACCTGGCCGCGCGGGCACAGGACCGGCTCGCCGCCTGGGCCGACAGTTGCGGACAGCCGTGGGTACGGTCCCTGGCCGCCCGCGCAGGGGCGCTGCTCGCCGAGGGCGCGGCGGCCGAGGACGGCTTCACCGCCGCGCTGGCCGCGCGGCCGCGTCCGTTCGAGGAGGCCCGTACCCGATTGGTGTACGGGGAATGGTTGCGGCGCGGGCGGCGCAAGAGCGACGCGCGCGCCCAGCTGCGGGTCGCGCACGAGATCTTCGAGCGGCTGGGCGCGCGTCCGTGGGCCGATCGGGCCGAAGTCGAACTCCGCGCGCTCGGCGCGGCCACGACGCCGCGGCCGGCCGGCGGGCCGCTGGCCACCCTGACCCCGCAGGAACTACAGATCGTACGGCTCGCGGCGCAGGGCCTGTCCAATCGCGATATCGCCGCGCAGCTGTTCCTCAGCCCGCGCACCGTCGGGCATCACCTGTACAAGGCGTATCCCAAGCTGGGTGTGGTGTCGCGCGCGGAACTGGCCGAGCTACCCCTGGAGTGA
- a CDS encoding nitroreductase family deazaflavin-dependent oxidoreductase, with amino-acid sequence MPLTGEYEPSPSDWARKQVETYENSGGTEGTTLQGKPVVVLTTKGAKTGKLRKTPLMRVEHNGEYAVVASLGGAPKHPVWYHNIKAEPHVELRDGTEVGDYTAREVTGEEKRVWWERAVEVWPDYAEYQTKTTREIPVFVLTPR; translated from the coding sequence ATGCCACTCACCGGAGAATACGAACCCAGCCCGTCCGACTGGGCCCGCAAGCAGGTGGAGACCTACGAGAATTCCGGCGGTACCGAAGGCACGACCCTGCAGGGCAAGCCGGTCGTCGTGCTCACCACCAAGGGCGCCAAGACCGGCAAGCTGCGCAAGACGCCGCTCATGCGTGTCGAGCACAACGGCGAGTACGCGGTGGTCGCCTCGCTCGGCGGCGCCCCCAAGCACCCGGTCTGGTACCACAACATCAAGGCCGAACCGCACGTCGAACTGCGCGACGGCACCGAAGTCGGTGACTACACCGCCCGCGAGGTGACCGGCGAGGAGAAGCGGGTGTGGTGGGAACGAGCCGTCGAGGTCTGGCCCGACTACGCCGAGTACCAGACCAAGACCACCCGCGAGATCCCCGTTTTCGTCCTCACGCCCCGCTGA
- the ilvA gene encoding threonine ammonia-lyase IlvA: MANPLELIDDLSPSRRALNADEIDAAAKRISDIIEPTPLQLSPRLSAATGARVYLKREDLTAVRSYKLRGAYNLIVQLDERERAAGVVAASAGNHAQGVAFACQAMGIQGRIYVPTTTPKQKRDRIRVHGGEFVELIAVGDTYDAAAAAAAADVERTGATMVAPFDDPRTAAGQGTIAVEILEQLGAAPDLVVVPVGGGGCLAGIGTYLRDRSPATGILAAEPAGAASMTAALIAGGPVTLPEIDPFVDGAAVRRVGALPYAAAVGFGGRVVTHASLPLLTAVDSPQGHGAFRLLQVDEGAICTTMLELYQNEGIIAEPAGALAVAALAEVDVEPGSTVVCLISGGNNDVSRYGEIIERSLVHQGLKHYFLVDFPQEPGALRRFLDEVLGPDDDITLFEYVKRNNRETGAALVGIELGAADGLDALLERIAASPIQCERLEPGSPAYRYLT, translated from the coding sequence GTGGCCAATCCGCTGGAACTGATCGATGACCTGTCCCCGTCTCGTCGCGCGCTCAACGCCGACGAGATCGACGCCGCGGCCAAGCGAATTTCCGACATCATCGAGCCCACCCCCCTCCAGCTCAGCCCCCGCCTGTCCGCCGCCACCGGCGCCCGCGTCTACCTCAAGCGCGAGGACCTCACCGCCGTGCGCTCCTACAAGCTGCGCGGGGCCTACAACCTGATCGTGCAGCTCGACGAGCGCGAGCGCGCGGCGGGCGTGGTCGCGGCCAGTGCCGGCAATCACGCCCAGGGCGTGGCGTTCGCCTGCCAGGCGATGGGCATCCAGGGACGCATCTACGTGCCGACCACGACGCCGAAGCAGAAGCGCGACCGGATCCGGGTACACGGCGGGGAGTTCGTGGAGCTGATCGCCGTCGGCGACACCTACGACGCCGCCGCGGCCGCCGCGGCCGCCGACGTGGAACGCACCGGCGCGACGATGGTCGCTCCCTTCGACGACCCGCGCACCGCCGCCGGTCAGGGCACCATCGCGGTGGAGATCCTCGAACAGCTCGGCGCGGCGCCCGATCTGGTCGTGGTGCCGGTGGGCGGCGGCGGCTGCCTGGCCGGTATCGGCACCTACCTGCGCGACCGCTCCCCCGCCACCGGCATCCTGGCGGCCGAGCCCGCCGGGGCGGCCTCCATGACGGCGGCGCTGATCGCGGGCGGGCCGGTGACCCTGCCCGAGATCGATCCCTTCGTCGACGGCGCGGCGGTGCGCCGCGTCGGCGCGCTGCCCTACGCCGCGGCGGTCGGCTTCGGCGGCCGGGTCGTCACGCACGCCTCGCTACCGCTGCTCACCGCCGTCGACTCACCGCAGGGACACGGCGCGTTCCGGTTGCTCCAGGTCGACGAGGGCGCCATCTGCACGACGATGCTCGAGCTCTACCAGAACGAGGGCATCATCGCCGAGCCTGCGGGCGCGCTGGCGGTGGCCGCCCTGGCCGAGGTCGACGTCGAACCCGGTTCGACGGTGGTGTGCCTGATCTCCGGCGGCAACAACGACGTCTCCCGCTACGGCGAGATCATCGAGCGCTCCCTGGTGCACCAGGGTCTCAAGCACTACTTCCTGGTCGATTTCCCGCAGGAGCCGGGCGCGCTGCGCCGGTTCCTGGACGAGGTGCTCGGTCCGGACGACGACATCACCCTGTTCGAGTACGTCAAGCGCAACAACCGGGAGACCGGGGCGGCGCTGGTCGGCATCGAACTCGGCGCGGCCGACGGGCTGGACGCGCTGCTCGAACGCATCGCGGCCTCGCCCATCCAATGCGAACGGCTGGAGCCGGGCTCGCCCGCCTACCGCTACCTGACCTGA
- a CDS encoding serine hydrolase domain-containing protein, which yields MSNDASVHGSAPPEFGQLVRVFGRTFGRRPGAGAALAIHVHGEPLVDIWTGEAGTEAWTREHGTLIFSATKGVAATAMHRLADRGLLDYNAPVAEYWPEFAANGKSRITVRQVMTHSAGLSALSPLVEGFADVLDHELMEERLAAAKPDRLLGVPTYHALTYGWLLAGLARRITGKSMSELLRTEVSEPLGIDGPHLGHPPAEATTRYAPLAGNQLGLLGTPLGNAVMGRGHLLPGPLGAAVRCLFLPGVHTILEGEHPPILRTELAAGNGVATASALARVYDVLACGGVVDGKRYLSAATMREIAKVRTYRLDHALFYLPMMWHLGYHSLPMPGARSGLGHIGLGGSFGWADPRLGLSVGFVHNRLSASQLGPDQLIAVWLLPLILTGLRGVRRGTAPQLRRAA from the coding sequence ATGAGCAACGACGCTTCGGTGCACGGCAGCGCGCCCCCGGAATTCGGGCAGCTCGTGCGCGTTTTCGGCCGCACATTCGGCCGCCGCCCCGGTGCGGGCGCGGCATTGGCCATTCACGTGCACGGCGAGCCGCTGGTCGACATCTGGACCGGCGAGGCCGGCACCGAGGCGTGGACCCGCGAGCACGGGACCCTCATCTTCTCCGCGACCAAGGGGGTCGCCGCCACCGCGATGCACCGGCTCGCCGACCGCGGCCTGCTCGACTACAACGCGCCGGTGGCCGAGTACTGGCCGGAGTTCGCCGCCAACGGCAAATCCCGCATCACCGTGCGGCAGGTGATGACCCACAGCGCCGGCCTGTCGGCGCTGTCACCGCTGGTGGAGGGCTTCGCCGACGTCCTCGATCACGAGCTGATGGAGGAGCGGCTGGCCGCGGCCAAGCCGGACCGGCTGCTCGGCGTGCCCACCTATCACGCGCTCACCTACGGCTGGCTGCTCGCGGGCCTGGCGCGGCGGATCACCGGCAAGAGCATGTCCGAGCTGCTGCGCACCGAAGTGTCCGAGCCGCTGGGTATCGACGGCCCGCACCTCGGGCATCCGCCCGCCGAGGCGACCACCCGATACGCCCCACTGGCGGGCAACCAGCTCGGCTTGCTCGGCACCCCGCTCGGCAACGCGGTGATGGGCCGTGGGCATCTGCTGCCCGGCCCGCTCGGCGCGGCCGTGCGCTGCCTGTTCCTGCCCGGCGTGCACACCATCCTGGAGGGCGAGCACCCGCCGATCCTGCGCACCGAACTGGCCGCGGGCAACGGCGTCGCCACCGCCTCGGCCCTTGCCAGGGTGTACGACGTGCTGGCCTGCGGCGGCGTGGTGGACGGCAAGCGCTACCTGTCGGCGGCGACCATGCGCGAGATCGCCAAGGTGCGCACCTACCGTCTCGACCACGCGCTGTTCTACCTGCCGATGATGTGGCACCTGGGCTACCACTCGCTGCCGATGCCCGGCGCCCGGTCCGGCCTCGGCCACATCGGTCTCGGCGGGTCCTTCGGCTGGGCGGACCCGAGGCTGGGCCTGTCGGTCGGGTTCGTGCACAACCGGCTGTCGGCCAGCCAGCTCGGGCCCGACCAGCTCATCGCCGTGTGGTTGCTGCCGCTGATCCTCACCGGCCTGCGTGGCGTGCGGCGCGGTACCGCACCGCAGCTGCGCCGGGCGGCGTGA
- the treZ gene encoding malto-oligosyltrehalose trehalohydrolase: MTVFEVWAPLPRTVRVEVDGVGHAMTRSPDGWWRAEVAAGEGARYGFLLDDDPTVLPDPRSPRQPDGVHGRSAVHALDPAAWTDADWTGRPLAGAVFYELHIGTFTPQGTFDAAIDRLDHLVDLGVTVVEIMPVNAFDGTHNWGYDGVLWYAVHEGYGGPDGLQRFVNACHARGLAVCLDVVYNHLGPSGNYLPRFGPYLASGRNTWGQSLNLDGAGSDHVRRYILDNALRWLRDFHIDALRLDAVHALVDRTATHLLAELAAETERLSAHVRRPLSLIAESDLNDPRLITPRAAGGYGLTGQWNDDLHHAVHTAVSGERQGYYADFGTLACLAETLTSGFFHAGTYSSFRGRTHGRPLDRDLIPGFRLLGYTCTHDQIGNRALGDRPGAYLTDGQLAVKAALVLCSPFTPMLFMGEEWGARTPFQFFTSHTDPQIGAATAAGRKAEFAEHGWTAEEVPDPQDPATFERSGLDWSDLDDPDRARLLACYRALLALRRRRPELTDPSLRHVGVDYDEQARWLVLHRGSLHLVCNLSEDPVTVPVTGRSLLYWEPPTLGPTATTVPAHSFTLLEDRPVGER; encoded by the coding sequence GTGACTGTGTTCGAGGTGTGGGCGCCGCTGCCGAGAACGGTGCGGGTGGAGGTCGACGGGGTCGGGCACGCGATGACGCGGTCGCCGGACGGGTGGTGGCGGGCCGAGGTGGCGGCGGGGGAGGGCGCCCGCTACGGCTTTCTGCTCGACGACGATCCCACGGTGCTGCCCGACCCGCGCTCGCCCCGGCAGCCCGACGGTGTGCACGGCCGCTCGGCGGTGCACGCACTGGATCCGGCCGCCTGGACCGACGCGGACTGGACGGGCCGTCCGCTGGCCGGTGCGGTGTTCTACGAGCTGCACATCGGCACCTTCACCCCGCAGGGCACCTTCGACGCGGCGATCGATCGGCTGGACCATCTGGTCGACCTCGGCGTCACTGTCGTGGAGATCATGCCCGTGAACGCCTTCGACGGCACCCACAACTGGGGCTACGACGGGGTGCTCTGGTACGCGGTGCACGAGGGCTACGGCGGGCCCGACGGCCTGCAGCGGTTCGTGAACGCCTGCCACGCCCGCGGCCTGGCGGTGTGCCTGGACGTGGTCTACAACCACCTCGGTCCGTCGGGCAACTACCTGCCCCGCTTCGGCCCGTACCTCGCCTCCGGCCGCAACACCTGGGGGCAGAGCCTCAACCTGGACGGCGCGGGCTCGGACCACGTGCGCCGCTACATCCTCGACAACGCGCTGCGCTGGCTGCGCGACTTCCACATCGACGCGCTGCGGCTGGACGCGGTGCACGCCCTGGTCGACCGCACCGCCACCCATCTGCTGGCCGAGCTGGCCGCCGAGACCGAGCGGCTCTCGGCGCACGTGCGCAGACCACTGTCGCTGATCGCCGAGAGCGACCTGAACGACCCGCGCCTGATCACGCCGCGCGCCGCAGGCGGCTACGGCCTGACCGGCCAGTGGAACGACGACCTGCACCACGCCGTGCACACCGCGGTCTCCGGCGAACGCCAGGGCTACTACGCGGATTTCGGCACCCTTGCCTGTCTGGCCGAAACGCTGACCAGCGGCTTCTTCCACGCCGGAACCTATTCCAGCTTCCGCGGCCGCACCCATGGCCGGCCCCTCGACCGGGACCTGATCCCGGGCTTCCGCCTGCTCGGCTACACCTGCACACACGACCAGATCGGCAACCGCGCCCTCGGCGACCGGCCCGGCGCCTACCTCACCGACGGCCAGCTGGCGGTCAAGGCGGCCCTGGTGCTCTGTTCGCCGTTCACGCCGATGCTGTTCATGGGCGAGGAATGGGGCGCACGCACGCCCTTCCAGTTCTTCACCTCGCACACCGACCCGCAGATCGGCGCCGCGACCGCCGCCGGACGCAAGGCCGAGTTCGCCGAGCACGGCTGGACCGCCGAGGAGGTGCCCGATCCGCAGGATCCGGCAACCTTCGAACGCTCCGGACTGGACTGGTCCGACCTCGACGACCCGGATCGGGCGCGCCTGCTGGCCTGCTATCGCGCGCTGCTGGCGCTGCGTCGCCGCCGCCCCGAACTCACCGATCCGTCGTTGCGGCACGTCGGCGTCGACTACGACGAGCAGGCCCGCTGGCTCGTGCTGCATCGCGGCAGTCTGCACCTGGTGTGCAACCTGTCCGAGGACCCGGTGACCGTGCCGGTGACCGGCCGCAGCCTGCTGTACTGGGAGCCGCCGACGCTGGGCCCCACCGCCACCACCGTCCCGGCGCACTCGTTCACCCTGCTCGAGGACCGTCCGGTGGGGGAACGGTAA
- a CDS encoding class I SAM-dependent methyltransferase: MGWYGDHVVPRMVNCACGMRVNEPYRARVCAGLRGRVVEIGFGSGLNVPFYPDTVASVTAVEPADLGWRLAAPRVARARVPIERAGLDGSALPFPDNSFDSALSTWTMCTIPDVAGALAELRRVLVPGGTLHFVEHGLAPDPAVRVWQHRLNPVQKTIAGGCHLDRDIAALVRDSGLRIQELETCYGEGPKFLTALTLGVAAAP, from the coding sequence ATGGGCTGGTACGGAGACCACGTGGTGCCGCGAATGGTGAATTGCGCCTGCGGAATGCGGGTCAACGAGCCGTACCGGGCGCGGGTGTGCGCGGGGCTGCGGGGCCGGGTGGTGGAGATCGGCTTCGGATCGGGTCTGAACGTGCCGTTCTACCCGGACACCGTGGCCTCGGTGACGGCGGTCGAACCGGCGGATCTGGGCTGGCGATTGGCGGCGCCGCGGGTGGCGCGGGCCCGCGTGCCGATCGAACGGGCGGGTTTGGACGGCAGCGCGCTGCCGTTCCCGGACAACAGCTTCGACTCGGCGCTGTCCACCTGGACGATGTGCACGATCCCCGACGTCGCCGGTGCACTGGCCGAGCTGCGGCGGGTGCTGGTGCCCGGCGGCACGCTGCATTTCGTGGAGCACGGGCTGGCACCCGATCCGGCGGTGCGGGTCTGGCAGCACCGGCTGAATCCGGTGCAGAAGACCATCGCGGGTGGCTGCCACCTGGACCGCGACATCGCCGCCCTGGTGCGCGACAGCGGCCTGCGGATCCAGGAGTTGGAGACCTGTTACGGCGAGGGACCGAAATTCCTCACCGCGCTCACCCTCGGCGTCGCCGCCGCTCCCTGA
- a CDS encoding TetR/AcrR family transcriptional regulator, protein MARPRQFDEDRAVDAAMRAFWTAGYEATSTQDLCAATGLGRSSIYNTFVGKRELFDRALRRYMAVKNADLFALLAEPGSAREKLHTLVRRAADPPADDPAGCLVVNSLVELAPRDAEIAATLRADETRRLDALVATIERAQRDGEIEAGRDARALAHFVVATIGGLRVAARGGADRATLAAIADTALRCL, encoded by the coding sequence ATGGCGCGACCGAGACAGTTCGACGAGGACCGCGCGGTCGACGCGGCGATGCGCGCGTTCTGGACCGCGGGCTACGAAGCCACCTCCACCCAGGATCTCTGCGCGGCAACGGGATTGGGCCGCAGCAGCATCTACAACACCTTCGTCGGCAAGCGCGAGCTGTTCGACCGGGCGCTGCGCCGCTACATGGCGGTCAAGAACGCCGATCTGTTCGCACTGCTGGCGGAACCGGGCTCGGCCAGGGAGAAGCTGCACACCCTGGTGCGCCGCGCCGCCGACCCGCCCGCGGACGATCCCGCGGGCTGTCTGGTGGTGAACTCGCTCGTCGAACTCGCCCCGCGGGATGCCGAGATCGCCGCCACCCTGCGGGCGGACGAGACCAGGCGACTCGACGCCCTCGTCGCCACCATCGAGCGGGCGCAGCGCGACGGTGAGATCGAGGCCGGGCGCGATGCGCGCGCCCTGGCCCATTTCGTCGTCGCCACCATCGGCGGACTGCGCGTCGCCGCCCGGGGCGGCGCCGATCGGGCGACACTCGCCGCCATCGCCGACACCGCGCTGCGCTGCCTCTGA